One window from the genome of Cyclobacterium amurskyense encodes:
- the nqrC gene encoding NADH:ubiquinone reductase (Na(+)-transporting) subunit C, with protein sequence MQQSNAYIITFSVILTVVLGLLLSGTSEILKPIQKKAEELDTKKQILGAVLPADEIADMKPEEVNEYYASRISSTVVNIEGEEITEQDGVAITAETVDVGKNYKKAPEERLFPVFIYLEEGSEDAALAYILPVYGSGLWDKIWGYVALKTDMDTIEGVTFSHAGETPGLGARITSTDVQQRYHNKSIYNEAGELVSVSMQKGEGKDYSNDPHKIDGMSGATITGDGVNKMLKNYLEYYQSYMDKKKEGSSKVAMN encoded by the coding sequence GTGCAACAGTCTAACGCTTATATCATAACATTTTCGGTTATATTAACCGTAGTATTAGGTTTATTACTTTCGGGCACCTCTGAAATTTTAAAACCTATCCAAAAGAAAGCCGAAGAACTAGATACCAAAAAGCAGATTCTTGGAGCGGTATTGCCAGCAGATGAAATCGCTGACATGAAACCTGAAGAAGTCAATGAATACTACGCAAGCAGAATTTCTTCTACTGTAGTTAACATTGAGGGTGAAGAAATCACTGAGCAAGATGGTGTCGCAATCACTGCTGAAACCGTAGATGTAGGTAAAAACTACAAAAAGGCTCCAGAAGAAAGATTATTCCCAGTATTTATTTACTTGGAAGAAGGAAGTGAAGACGCAGCTCTTGCTTATATTCTTCCTGTGTACGGAAGTGGTCTTTGGGACAAAATCTGGGGATATGTCGCTTTAAAAACAGACATGGATACCATTGAAGGTGTAACTTTTTCACATGCTGGGGAAACGCCTGGATTGGGAGCGAGAATCACGTCTACTGACGTTCAACAACGTTACCATAACAAGTCCATCTACAATGAAGCCGGTGAACTAGTTTCTGTGTCCATGCAGAAAGGTGAAGGAAAAGATTATTCAAATGACCCTCACAAAATTGATGGCATGTCAGGTGCTACAATCACTGGAGATGGTGTCAATAAAATGCTTAAAAACTACCTGGAATACTATCAGTCCTACATGGACAAGAAGAAAGAAGGCAGTTCAAAAGTGGCTATGAATTAA
- a CDS encoding NADH:ubiquinone reductase (Na(+)-transporting) subunit B: MKFLRDLLDKQKPLFQKGGKLENLYYLYEAGETFMFSPNHTTGPKGTQVKDAIDLKRMMITVVIAMIPCLLFGIYNTGHLHYLAVGEAGTFGDKFVLGLTLVLPIVLVAYTAGGIVEAVFAVVRKHPINEGFLVTGMLIPLVVPATTPLWQVALATIFAVVIAKEVFGGTGMNILNVAMTARAFLYFAYPAQISGDQVWTYLGDKMPVDGFSGATALAVAYQSGQEGVNAVANLASHNAALMDNMFSFQNMFMGFIPGSIGETSTLMVLIGAAILLFTGVASWKIIVSGFAGAYLMAAVMQLLAVNEFMAMPAHYHLVMGGVAFGIVFMATDPVSASQTESGKWIYGLLIGVLTIIIRVTNPAYPEGIMLAVLFMNVFAPLIDYYVVKANKKRRLQRATV, translated from the coding sequence ATGAAGTTTTTACGAGATCTGTTGGATAAACAGAAACCCTTATTCCAAAAGGGAGGAAAATTGGAAAACCTTTATTACCTGTACGAAGCGGGAGAAACTTTTATGTTTTCACCAAATCACACTACAGGACCAAAGGGAACCCAGGTAAAGGATGCCATCGACTTGAAAAGGATGATGATAACAGTGGTTATCGCCATGATCCCTTGTTTATTATTTGGTATTTACAATACCGGTCATCTGCACTACCTAGCAGTAGGTGAAGCAGGTACATTTGGCGACAAGTTTGTTTTAGGTCTGACCTTAGTTTTACCTATAGTGTTGGTAGCCTACACTGCTGGGGGTATAGTTGAAGCAGTTTTTGCTGTAGTCCGAAAGCACCCAATCAATGAAGGCTTCCTTGTAACAGGTATGTTAATTCCCCTTGTAGTACCTGCAACAACACCACTTTGGCAAGTAGCCCTGGCTACAATCTTTGCCGTAGTTATTGCAAAGGAAGTTTTCGGAGGTACAGGAATGAATATTCTAAATGTAGCAATGACTGCAAGGGCATTTTTATATTTCGCTTATCCTGCCCAAATATCTGGAGATCAGGTTTGGACTTACTTGGGAGATAAAATGCCAGTAGATGGATTTTCAGGAGCAACTGCACTTGCAGTCGCCTACCAATCCGGACAAGAGGGAGTTAATGCAGTGGCAAATCTAGCCAGCCATAACGCCGCTTTAATGGACAATATGTTTAGCTTCCAAAATATGTTTATGGGCTTCATTCCAGGATCAATTGGTGAAACATCCACATTAATGGTATTAATTGGGGCTGCCATCCTATTGTTTACAGGAGTAGCTAGCTGGAAAATCATCGTTAGTGGTTTCGCTGGTGCTTATCTTATGGCTGCAGTAATGCAATTATTAGCGGTTAATGAATTTATGGCCATGCCAGCACATTATCATTTGGTAATGGGAGGTGTCGCTTTTGGTATAGTATTTATGGCTACAGATCCGGTTTCTGCTTCACAGACTGAATCAGGGAAATGGATTTATGGCTTACTTATAGGTGTCCTCACAATCATTATTCGGGTAACTAACCCGGCATATCCTGAGGGCATCATGCTGGCAGTGTTATTTATGAATGTATTTGCACCGCTTATTGATTATTACGTAGTTAAAGCAAACAAGAAAAGGAGGTTACAACGTGCAACAGTCTAA